From a region of the Mucilaginibacter auburnensis genome:
- a CDS encoding ABC transporter permease has product MIARYLLRKFLYSQAVMLGIVVVVFFLFNVLPVDPARMTQGQRADVQSLQAVRKEFGLDKPLPIQFAYYINDLSPIGIHLKTDQHKYNFASLVPVSADKVLALKWPYLRRSYQTSKDVASLLMEVVPNTLVLATTAMIFAIIIGVFLGIVSALNKDTWIDRLALAFSTLGISAPSFFAGIIIAWLFGFVLSNYTGLNMSGSLYGYDPFKGEVANWKNLILPMITLGLRPLAIIVQLTRSAMLDVLSQDYIRTAKAKGLSRNAIIYRHALKNALNPVITAIANWFASLMAGSFFVEYIFGYNGLGKTTVKALEMSDFPVVMGAILFIAFIFVVINILVDFVYVWIDPRVKLQ; this is encoded by the coding sequence ATGATAGCCCGCTACCTGCTCCGCAAGTTTTTATACAGCCAAGCGGTTATGCTGGGCATTGTGGTAGTGGTTTTCTTTTTATTTAACGTTTTACCGGTAGACCCGGCCCGCATGACGCAGGGACAACGTGCCGATGTGCAATCCCTACAAGCGGTACGCAAAGAGTTTGGTTTGGATAAACCTTTGCCGATACAGTTTGCCTATTATATAAACGACCTGTCGCCAATTGGCATTCACTTAAAAACCGATCAGCACAAATACAATTTTGCTTCGCTTGTTCCTGTCTCTGCTGATAAAGTCTTAGCATTAAAATGGCCCTACCTGCGCCGCTCTTACCAAACCAGTAAAGATGTGGCTTCGCTATTGATGGAAGTTGTACCTAACACGCTTGTGCTGGCAACAACCGCTATGATTTTCGCCATTATTATAGGCGTTTTTTTAGGCATTGTTAGTGCTTTAAATAAAGATACCTGGATAGACCGCCTGGCTTTGGCTTTTTCAACTTTAGGCATCTCCGCGCCTTCTTTTTTCGCGGGTATCATTATTGCCTGGTTGTTTGGTTTTGTGCTGAGTAACTATACCGGACTCAACATGTCGGGCAGTTTGTACGGGTACGACCCTTTTAAGGGCGAGGTGGCCAACTGGAAAAACCTGATATTACCTATGATAACTTTGGGCCTGCGCCCACTTGCTATAATAGTGCAGCTTACCCGCAGCGCAATGTTAGATGTATTGAGCCAGGATTACATCCGCACAGCTAAAGCAAAAGGCCTAAGCCGCAATGCCATCATCTACCGGCATGCTTTAAAGAACGCGCTTAACCCGGTAATCACCGCTATTGCCAACTGGTTCGCGTCGTTAATGGCGGGTTCATTTTTTGTGGAGTACATATTTGGGTATAATGGTTTAGGCAAAACTACGGTGAAGGCACTGGAAATGTCAGACTTTCCGGTTGTGATGGGCGCTATTCTGTTCATCGCCTTTATTTTTGTGGTGATCAACATACTGGTTGATTTTGTTTACGTTTGGATAGATCCGAGAGTTAAATTACAATGA
- a CDS encoding BT_3928 family protein, protein MKNGLIWFCRIFVGLLFIFSGLIKINDPLGFSYKLEEYFEVFHITFLNGLALRLSIILCALEIIMGFALLIGVRAKQTVWGLLLLIIFFSFLTFYSAAFKVVQTCGCFGDAIPLTPWQSFSKDLVLLLLILVLFKNKESIKPLFKPKAGDNWLFGATVVSLGFGLFTYNFLPVVDFLPYKVGANIPNEMKRPPGAAPDEYQINYNLKNKKTGATKEVTDKEYLSSGIWKDNNWEIVGNPESKLIKKGFTPKIQDLSIHDAQGNDYTQELLENPFNNLIIVANDLNKTDTSAIIKINALAINLTRSFNTRTILLTSSTSATAEAFAKRYHLISEVLYADGVPLKSMVRANPGVMLLKNGTVVNKWHYHTVPSYDDMVKKYFTQQQ, encoded by the coding sequence ATGAAAAACGGACTGATATGGTTTTGCCGCATTTTTGTAGGTCTGCTGTTTATATTTTCAGGCCTCATTAAGATCAATGACCCGCTTGGTTTCTCCTATAAACTGGAGGAGTACTTTGAGGTTTTCCATATCACCTTTTTAAACGGACTGGCGCTGAGGCTATCCATCATTCTATGCGCGCTCGAAATTATAATGGGCTTTGCCTTGCTTATTGGTGTTCGGGCTAAACAAACCGTGTGGGGCCTGTTGCTGCTTATTATTTTCTTTTCGTTCCTCACCTTTTATTCGGCCGCGTTTAAGGTGGTACAAACCTGCGGTTGCTTTGGCGATGCCATCCCGCTAACTCCATGGCAATCGTTCAGTAAGGATCTTGTATTACTGCTGCTGATATTGGTGTTGTTTAAGAATAAAGAAAGCATTAAACCGCTTTTCAAACCTAAAGCCGGCGATAACTGGCTGTTTGGCGCAACGGTGGTATCACTTGGGTTTGGCTTGTTCACGTATAACTTTTTGCCGGTGGTTGATTTTCTGCCTTACAAAGTTGGCGCAAATATTCCTAATGAAATGAAAAGGCCGCCGGGCGCAGCGCCTGATGAATACCAGATCAACTATAACCTAAAAAACAAAAAAACGGGTGCAACCAAGGAGGTAACGGATAAGGAATACCTGAGCAGCGGCATCTGGAAAGATAATAACTGGGAAATAGTAGGCAATCCGGAAAGCAAGTTAATTAAAAAGGGTTTTACGCCTAAAATTCAGGATCTTTCCATTCACGATGCGCAAGGGAATGATTACACACAGGAACTGTTAGAAAATCCGTTTAACAACCTCATCATAGTAGCTAACGACTTAAATAAAACCGACACTTCGGCCATTATCAAGATCAATGCTTTGGCCATTAACTTAACCCGCAGCTTTAATACGCGTACCATACTTTTAACTTCATCTACCTCCGCAACTGCCGAAGCTTTTGCCAAACGCTACCATTTAATAAGCGAGGTTTTGTACGCTGATGGCGTACCGCTTAAATCAATGGTGAGGGCAAATCCAGGTGTAATGTTATTAAAGAATGGTACCGTTGTTAATAAATGGCATTATCACACCGTACCGAGCTACGATGATATGGTGAAAAAGTACTTCACTCAGCAACAATGA
- a CDS encoding DUF1599 domain-containing protein — MKKTHDYGTAWRILRPASITDQIFIKAQRIRTLEEKKVSKVDEGITSEYIGIVNYCIIAMMQLECGPETPVELAPEDVSVLFDEKALETKELMFAKNHDYGEAWRDMRVSSLTDLILMKILRVKQIEDNKGLTLASEGIKANYQDMLNYSVFALIKLEVK, encoded by the coding sequence ATGAAGAAAACGCATGATTATGGTACGGCCTGGCGCATACTCCGCCCTGCTTCTATCACAGATCAGATCTTCATCAAAGCGCAGCGCATCCGCACTTTAGAAGAAAAAAAGGTATCAAAAGTTGATGAGGGCATAACCAGCGAATACATTGGCATTGTTAACTATTGCATTATTGCCATGATGCAACTGGAATGCGGCCCCGAAACGCCTGTTGAATTGGCACCCGAAGATGTAAGTGTTTTGTTTGACGAAAAAGCTTTGGAAACCAAGGAGCTGATGTTCGCCAAAAATCATGACTATGGCGAGGCCTGGCGCGATATGCGCGTTAGCTCATTAACAGACCTGATTTTGATGAAGATATTGCGCGTTAAACAAATTGAAGATAATAAGGGGCTAACCTTAGCATCAGAAGGTATAAAAGCCAACTACCAGGATATGCTGAACTATTCAGTGTTCGCGTTAATAAAATTGGAAGTAAAATGA
- the folP gene encoding dihydropteroate synthase, which yields MYFKDKTVAKDTFFHKNTTLNAGGKLIDLSTPAVMGIINLTPDSFFEGSRKQGVDDALKQAEKMLADGATFLDLGAYSSRPDADDISVQEEMDRLLPIVEAIVKNMHEAVLSIDTFRARIAEAAVQAGAHIINDISGGQLDEDMFATVAKLKVPYILMHMKGNPKTMVALAEYQDVFSEVFNYFTTRIHQLKQLGVKDIIIDPGFGFAKKPEHGYTLLRRMAEFQQLGLPLLTGVSRKRMIYGPLGISADEALNGTTVLNTIALTKGAAILRVHDVKEAVQAVKLFNMMSD from the coding sequence ATGTATTTCAAAGATAAAACAGTGGCTAAAGATACATTTTTTCATAAAAACACAACGCTTAACGCGGGCGGCAAACTTATTGATCTGAGTACACCGGCCGTGATGGGCATTATCAACCTCACGCCCGATTCGTTTTTTGAAGGCAGCCGTAAGCAAGGTGTTGATGATGCATTAAAACAGGCAGAAAAAATGCTGGCGGACGGAGCTACGTTTCTTGATCTGGGCGCTTATTCATCCCGCCCGGATGCAGATGATATTTCTGTGCAGGAGGAAATGGACAGGTTATTACCCATAGTTGAAGCTATAGTAAAAAATATGCATGAGGCCGTTTTGTCTATAGATACCTTCAGGGCGAGGATTGCAGAAGCGGCTGTTCAAGCCGGAGCGCATATTATTAATGACATATCCGGCGGACAGCTTGATGAAGACATGTTTGCTACTGTTGCCAAACTCAAAGTACCCTATATTTTAATGCATATGAAAGGCAACCCTAAAACAATGGTTGCCCTGGCAGAGTACCAGGATGTTTTTAGCGAAGTGTTTAACTACTTTACCACCCGCATTCATCAGTTGAAGCAATTAGGCGTTAAGGACATTATTATTGACCCCGGCTTTGGTTTCGCCAAAAAACCTGAGCATGGCTATACGTTATTGCGCCGAATGGCGGAGTTTCAGCAACTGGGCCTGCCGCTATTGACAGGCGTATCGCGGAAAAGGATGATCTACGGTCCGTTAGGTATTTCTGCTGATGAAGCGTTGAACGGCACCACGGTACTAAACACTATAGCTTTAACCAAAGGTGCAGCTATTTTAAGGGTGCATGATGTAAAGGAAGCTGTACAGGCGGTTAAGTTGTTTAATATGATGAGTGATTAG
- a CDS encoding LytR/AlgR family response regulator transcription factor: protein MRALIVDDELSNQENLQQLLKTYADDVEVVAVAGNVDEGIAAIQKHKPELVFLDIQLHGRSGFDLLKELDAKDFAVIFLTAYDQYGIQAIKFAALDYLLKPIDIDELKAAINKARKAIQQTKKNERLGHLLEYLKDEKQVSPRIALPMFGETRYVNVSDIMHCEADNTYTRFFLKDGEKVLVSKTLKEYADMLAPHRFLRTHQTHLVNVDYIKSWIREDGGSLLLKDNTKIPISKVNRIKVKDMLAVQFKL from the coding sequence ATGCGCGCCCTTATTGTAGACGACGAACTATCCAACCAGGAAAACCTGCAACAGCTGCTCAAAACCTATGCTGATGACGTAGAAGTGGTGGCTGTTGCAGGCAACGTTGACGAAGGCATAGCAGCCATACAAAAACACAAGCCCGAACTGGTTTTCCTGGATATTCAACTGCATGGGCGCTCGGGTTTTGATCTGCTTAAAGAGCTGGATGCAAAAGACTTTGCGGTAATATTTTTAACGGCTTACGATCAGTACGGTATTCAAGCCATAAAATTTGCCGCTTTAGATTATTTACTGAAGCCGATAGATATAGACGAACTAAAGGCCGCCATAAACAAGGCGCGAAAGGCCATCCAACAAACCAAAAAGAACGAGCGGTTAGGTCACCTGTTGGAGTATTTGAAAGATGAAAAGCAGGTGAGCCCGCGTATTGCTTTGCCCATGTTTGGCGAAACACGGTATGTTAATGTAAGTGATATTATGCACTGTGAGGCCGACAACACCTACACCCGCTTTTTTCTGAAAGACGGCGAAAAGGTGTTAGTATCAAAAACCTTAAAAGAGTATGCAGATATGCTGGCTCCGCATAGGTTTTTGCGTACCCACCAAACCCATTTGGTTAATGTTGATTACATAAAAAGTTGGATACGTGAGGACGGCGGCAGTTTATTGCTGAAAGACAACACAAAGATCCCCATTTCAAAAGTTAACCGAATTAAAGTAAAGGATATGCTTGCGGTGCAGTTTAAGTTGTGA
- a CDS encoding sensor histidine kinase, producing MEFAALDITPLNAGDFRYHVVENEKKELVSWTKPNVFRKTADGKSVYAYLGKFDYAPRRVLKIEVYNINNYGYSDAAYIDWRKVQAPDLKGHVQYFSSQIRTADGSLFAKDLTALQQTEEFYYKKGDRKNFSFRPTTVKDFIETTDRNDIRFRADDSVKTLVFQAFDRNYSYNYRVLLTRPTENGNETIKMGETNNRIEIIKDVWQRPGKYKVTFVPWLVKHGGRPVHVFDSLATSITFTVLPPEKKYMPVKTVVAIILTLITAAVINFTLFRNRHKRKLEKEAQNRHIATLQLQSVRVQLNPHFIFNALAGIQNLINKNAIEDANKYLSRLARLTRNVLDGAQKELISIEKETDLLDDYLQMEQTRFGFNYSINVDEQIDQQIEIPAMLLQPFVENAVKHGISALKESGRVDVSITQNNTDIVLKVADNGSGFKGEPENGKGIKLCRERIALFNAIHKNTFILLNIEQTNTGTVITIELKNWL from the coding sequence GTGGAATTTGCGGCGTTAGATATTACGCCACTCAACGCGGGAGATTTTCGCTACCATGTTGTTGAAAACGAAAAAAAAGAACTTGTATCCTGGACAAAACCAAATGTATTCAGGAAAACCGCTGACGGGAAATCTGTCTATGCTTATTTAGGAAAATTTGACTACGCGCCTCGCAGGGTCTTAAAAATTGAAGTGTATAATATTAATAACTACGGTTATTCTGATGCTGCTTATATTGATTGGAGAAAGGTGCAAGCCCCCGATCTTAAAGGTCATGTTCAATATTTTTCTTCACAAATCAGAACAGCCGATGGGAGCTTATTTGCAAAAGATTTAACCGCCTTGCAGCAAACAGAAGAGTTTTACTATAAAAAAGGCGACAGAAAAAACTTTAGCTTTCGCCCTACTACTGTAAAAGACTTTATTGAAACCACTGATAGAAATGACATAAGGTTTAGGGCTGATGATTCTGTAAAGACGCTGGTTTTCCAGGCATTTGACAGGAATTACTCTTATAACTACCGGGTATTGTTAACGCGCCCCACAGAAAATGGTAACGAAACCATTAAAATGGGCGAAACTAATAACAGGATTGAGATTATAAAGGATGTGTGGCAAAGGCCGGGGAAGTATAAAGTAACATTTGTGCCATGGCTTGTAAAGCATGGTGGCAGGCCGGTACATGTATTTGACAGCCTTGCAACCAGCATTACCTTTACTGTGCTGCCCCCTGAAAAGAAGTACATGCCTGTAAAAACCGTTGTAGCTATTATTTTAACGTTAATAACAGCCGCAGTTATAAATTTTACCCTCTTTCGTAACAGGCACAAACGCAAACTGGAAAAAGAAGCTCAAAACAGGCATATAGCTACATTGCAACTGCAATCGGTTAGGGTACAATTGAATCCGCACTTTATTTTTAACGCTTTGGCGGGAATACAAAATCTTATCAACAAAAATGCTATTGAAGATGCTAATAAATACCTCAGCAGGCTTGCACGTTTAACACGCAATGTGCTGGATGGTGCACAAAAAGAGCTCATCAGCATTGAAAAAGAAACCGACCTGCTTGATGATTACCTGCAAATGGAGCAAACCCGCTTCGGCTTTAACTATAGCATAAATGTTGATGAGCAAATAGATCAGCAAATTGAAATACCGGCAATGCTGCTGCAGCCCTTTGTTGAAAACGCGGTAAAACATGGCATATCTGCTTTGAAAGAAAGCGGCCGGGTTGATGTTTCCATCACGCAAAACAATACTGATATTGTACTAAAGGTGGCAGACAATGGCAGCGGTTTTAAAGGCGAGCCTGAAAACGGGAAAGGAATTAAACTTTGCCGTGAGCGCATCGCCCTGTTCAACGCTATCCATAAAAATACTTTTATATTGCTGAACATAGAACAGACCAATACCGGCACTGTAATAACTATTGAACTTAAAAACTGGCTGTAA
- the fumC gene encoding class II fumarate hydratase, giving the protein MSFRIEHDTMGAVEVPADKYWGAQTQRSRNNFKIGPEASMPKEIIEAFAYLKKAAAYTNTDLGVLPAEKRDLIAQVCDEILAGQHVGEFPLVIWQTGSGTQSNMNVNEVVANRAHVVAGNKLGEGKTFIHPNDDVNKSQSSNDTYPTAMHIAAYKMLIDVTIPGVEKLRDTLAAKSEAFKSVVKIGRTHLMDATPLTLGQEFSGYVSQLNHGLKALRNTLDHLSELALGGTAVGTGINTPQGYDVKVAEYIAEFTGLPFRTAENKFEALAAHDAIVESHGALKQIAVSLMKIANDIRMLASGPRSGIGEIHIPDNEPGSSIMPGKVNPTQNEAVTMVAAQVMGNDVAISIGGSNGHYELNVFKPVMAANFLQSARLIGDACVSFNDNCAVGIEPNYDGIKKHLENSLMLVTALNPHIGYEKAAKIAKTALNNGSSLREAAIGLGYLTNEQFDEWVRPEDMIGSLK; this is encoded by the coding sequence ATGAGTTTCAGAATAGAACATGATACCATGGGTGCCGTGGAGGTGCCTGCAGACAAATACTGGGGCGCACAAACCCAGCGCTCACGCAACAACTTTAAAATTGGCCCGGAGGCTTCAATGCCTAAGGAAATTATTGAGGCTTTTGCTTACCTGAAAAAGGCGGCTGCTTATACCAATACTGATCTGGGTGTGTTACCTGCCGAAAAACGCGATCTGATAGCTCAGGTATGCGACGAGATATTAGCGGGCCAGCATGTTGGCGAGTTCCCCCTGGTGATCTGGCAAACAGGTTCGGGTACGCAATCAAACATGAATGTTAACGAGGTGGTTGCTAACCGCGCGCACGTTGTTGCAGGCAATAAATTAGGAGAAGGCAAAACCTTCATCCACCCGAACGATGATGTGAACAAGTCGCAATCATCAAATGATACTTACCCTACCGCTATGCACATTGCTGCATACAAAATGCTGATTGATGTTACCATTCCGGGAGTTGAAAAACTTCGCGATACATTGGCTGCTAAATCAGAAGCGTTTAAAAGCGTTGTAAAAATTGGCCGTACGCACCTAATGGATGCTACCCCGCTTACTTTAGGTCAGGAGTTTTCAGGTTATGTTTCGCAATTAAACCACGGCTTGAAAGCTTTACGTAACACGTTAGATCACCTTTCTGAACTGGCCTTAGGTGGTACAGCAGTAGGTACCGGTATCAATACCCCACAAGGTTATGACGTTAAGGTAGCAGAATATATAGCTGAATTTACAGGCTTGCCTTTCCGCACTGCCGAAAATAAATTTGAAGCATTAGCGGCGCATGATGCTATAGTTGAGAGCCATGGCGCTTTAAAGCAAATTGCCGTATCATTAATGAAAATAGCTAATGATATCCGTATGCTGGCATCTGGTCCGCGTTCAGGTATCGGCGAGATCCATATTCCTGATAACGAGCCGGGCTCATCCATTATGCCGGGTAAAGTTAATCCAACTCAAAACGAAGCTGTAACAATGGTTGCTGCACAAGTTATGGGTAATGATGTGGCTATATCAATAGGCGGTTCAAACGGTCATTACGAGTTGAACGTGTTTAAACCGGTAATGGCAGCAAACTTTTTGCAATCAGCCCGTTTAATTGGTGATGCCTGCGTATCATTTAATGACAACTGCGCGGTAGGTATTGAGCCCAACTATGATGGCATTAAAAAACACCTTGAAAACTCATTAATGCTGGTAACCGCGCTCAACCCGCACATTGGTTATGAAAAAGCGGCTAAAATTGCCAAAACAGCATTGAACAACGGCTCATCATTACGTGAGGCTGCAATTGGCTTAGGTTACTTAACCAACGAGCAGTTTGACGAGTGGGTGCGCCCTGAAGATATGATAGGCAGCTTGAAATAA
- a CDS encoding fumarate hydratase — MQKAFTFLFLAFTLYACSPNKPMQGKGEDYLQGMWKQDSVPGQKQLLTYSLYEFKFSCDSVYATIQTVSKVNTGYDTCMNAGNWTEYVRGTYEQKNDTLRIKGNFCNADFSLKSAGGCFRSGVYQDVFKVDRSNDSLIQFSSIANVIPIKLHLINKVSCNPKSL, encoded by the coding sequence ATGCAAAAAGCTTTCACCTTTCTCTTTTTAGCTTTCACCTTGTACGCCTGCTCGCCTAATAAGCCAATGCAAGGCAAGGGCGAAGACTATTTGCAAGGAATGTGGAAGCAGGATAGCGTGCCCGGGCAAAAGCAATTGCTTACTTACTCTTTATACGAGTTCAAATTCAGTTGCGATTCAGTTTATGCTACCATCCAAACGGTAAGCAAAGTAAATACAGGTTATGATACCTGCATGAATGCCGGCAACTGGACAGAATATGTTCGTGGCACCTACGAACAAAAAAATGACACCCTCCGCATTAAAGGTAATTTTTGCAACGCCGATTTTAGCCTCAAAAGCGCCGGCGGCTGCTTCCGGTCTGGTGTCTATCAGGATGTTTTTAAGGTAGATCGTTCCAACGATTCGCTCATCCAATTTTCAAGCATTGCTAACGTTATTCCCATAAAACTGCATTTAATAAATAAAGTAAGTTGTAACCCCAAATCCTTGTAG
- a CDS encoding S1/P1 nuclease, translating to MKAFRNITACLVLFFTPLLSMAWGMNGHRISGQIAENYLTPKAKAAVRAILGESVAIASNWADFIKSDTTYNYLYDWHFVDFDRPYAYPEMVEFLAHDNHTDAYTKTNFLITELKKKNLPKDKKLLYLRVLIHLVEDIHQPFHTGHTQDKGGNSIKLTWFGESTNLHSIWDSKLIDYQQLSYTEYVAAIDNTTAAKRATWQKDPLTKWIFESHEIAEKAYTEVQGKDIKSAYVYNFNHIAELNQRLLMGGIRLAGVLNQLFG from the coding sequence ATGAAAGCATTTAGAAATATTACAGCCTGTTTAGTTTTGTTTTTTACCCCGCTGCTAAGCATGGCCTGGGGCATGAACGGGCATCGTATATCGGGCCAGATAGCCGAAAATTACCTCACTCCAAAAGCTAAAGCGGCAGTGAGAGCCATACTGGGCGAATCTGTTGCTATAGCGAGTAACTGGGCCGATTTCATCAAATCAGACACAACTTACAACTATTTGTATGACTGGCACTTTGTTGATTTTGACCGTCCGTATGCTTATCCGGAAATGGTAGAGTTCCTGGCGCATGATAATCATACAGATGCTTACACCAAAACCAACTTTTTAATAACTGAACTAAAAAAGAAGAACCTGCCTAAAGATAAAAAGCTGCTGTATCTGCGCGTACTTATCCACTTAGTTGAGGATATACACCAACCTTTCCATACCGGGCATACACAGGATAAAGGAGGCAATAGCATTAAGCTTACCTGGTTTGGCGAGAGCACCAACCTGCACTCAATATGGGATTCAAAGCTGATAGATTATCAGCAATTGAGTTACACCGAATATGTGGCTGCCATTGATAATACTACCGCTGCAAAGCGCGCCACCTGGCAAAAAGATCCTTTAACCAAATGGATATTTGAATCGCACGAGATTGCTGAAAAGGCCTACACCGAAGTGCAAGGCAAGGATATTAAAAGCGCTTACGTTTATAACTTTAACCATATAGCAGAACTTAACCAACGCCTTTTGATGGGTGGGATACGTTTAGCCGGTGTTTTAAATCAATTATTCGGATAA
- a CDS encoding low molecular weight protein-tyrosine-phosphatase, which yields MKILMVCLGNICRSPLAEGIMQHLADRAGLNWTVDSAGTGSWHIGEAPDRRSVKVARSYGVDISKQVCRQFTPADFDEFDHILVMDRSNLSNVLNMARNQADKAKVSMLLGADVVPDPYYDDTLFDPVNKLIEQGCKNFIEKFK from the coding sequence ATGAAAATACTAATGGTATGCCTGGGCAATATTTGCCGTTCGCCGTTGGCGGAAGGTATTATGCAGCACCTGGCCGATAGAGCAGGATTGAACTGGACGGTCGACTCGGCCGGAACAGGCAGCTGGCATATTGGCGAAGCACCCGACCGAAGATCTGTAAAGGTTGCGCGTAGTTACGGTGTGGATATTAGCAAACAAGTATGCCGCCAGTTTACTCCTGCCGATTTTGATGAGTTTGACCACATACTGGTAATGGACCGTTCCAACCTTTCCAACGTTTTGAATATGGCGCGCAACCAGGCCGACAAAGCCAAGGTAAGTATGCTTTTAGGCGCAGATGTAGTTCCTGATCCTTATTATGACGATACCTTGTTTGATCCTGTAAATAAATTGATTGAACAGGGCTGCAAAAATTTTATTGAAAAATTCAAATAG
- a CDS encoding GNAT family protein, translated as MDDAVKITRPKVRVRAFRAIDEPETCMAFVQGHADVLTSIGIKKVTSSKHEWTANPAVFVIVVEALDGSRVFGGARVHVAGGTEYLPIEQAISKLDPTINELVWQYAQTGSGEICGLWNSKDMAGYGLGTPILIRSGIAIASQLGIQTLFALCAPYTVQPVVNCGMELVDKVGNKGTFYYPKLDLIATAMVLNDLLELSKANADARGEILKMRADPDGFKLVDYKKDIDIDFKLKVPNLDKWNLNEIIDSAYQLFLESQSKKAVTY; from the coding sequence ATGGATGACGCAGTGAAAATAACCCGCCCAAAGGTTCGTGTAAGAGCTTTCAGAGCTATTGACGAGCCCGAAACCTGTATGGCGTTTGTGCAAGGCCATGCTGATGTACTTACCAGTATTGGCATAAAAAAGGTAACTTCATCAAAACACGAGTGGACAGCAAACCCAGCGGTTTTTGTTATTGTAGTTGAAGCGCTTGATGGAAGCAGGGTTTTTGGCGGAGCGCGTGTGCATGTGGCCGGCGGTACAGAATACCTGCCTATTGAACAAGCCATTTCCAAACTTGATCCAACAATAAACGAATTGGTGTGGCAGTACGCGCAAACCGGCAGCGGTGAAATTTGCGGCTTATGGAACTCTAAAGACATGGCCGGCTACGGTCTTGGCACCCCTATACTAATACGCTCGGGCATTGCCATTGCATCGCAGTTGGGTATACAAACCTTATTTGCACTTTGTGCCCCTTATACGGTGCAGCCTGTGGTAAATTGTGGCATGGAACTGGTTGACAAGGTTGGTAATAAAGGTACCTTTTACTACCCTAAGCTTGACCTCATTGCCACAGCAATGGTTCTTAACGACCTGCTCGAACTTAGCAAGGCAAACGCTGATGCCCGCGGCGAGATCCTTAAAATGCGTGCTGATCCTGACGGATTTAAACTTGTTGATTATAAAAAAGATATAGACATTGACTTTAAACTTAAAGTGCCTAACTTGGATAAATGGAACCTGAATGAGATCATTGATTCAGCCTACCAATTGTTTTTAGAAAGCCAAAGTAAAAAAGCAGTAACCTACTAA
- a CDS encoding methyltransferase domain-containing protein, giving the protein MSEKHYDINYLQNSRRLLLNLKERSYTLLKDVTAGTIIDLGCGAGKDVIELAKQNGNNVKVIGIDHDPVMVAQGKTDAKDIDNVSFIQSEAAPLPFEDESIAGLRTERVIQHLKAPQQVVAEVHRILKPGSPFVIIETDWHSLSFFTEFIETEKKINAYLTDIKVNNGFAARKLTSYLAAQSFNNIKAEIHPIVVNTLQEANDYFWIEKIVKEVVEKGFITPTEYTDFYTALQTADEKGYFAASINMIVAWATK; this is encoded by the coding sequence ATGAGTGAAAAACATTACGACATTAACTATCTACAGAATTCGCGCAGGTTGTTGCTCAATTTGAAGGAACGGTCATATACCTTACTTAAAGACGTAACCGCGGGCACCATTATTGACCTGGGTTGTGGTGCCGGTAAAGATGTAATTGAACTGGCTAAACAAAACGGCAATAATGTAAAAGTAATAGGCATTGACCACGACCCTGTAATGGTTGCTCAGGGTAAAACAGACGCAAAAGATATAGATAATGTAAGTTTCATCCAATCGGAAGCTGCTCCGCTTCCTTTTGAAGATGAATCAATAGCAGGATTAAGAACTGAGCGTGTTATCCAACACCTCAAAGCCCCTCAACAAGTAGTTGCAGAAGTACACCGGATACTTAAACCTGGCAGCCCTTTTGTAATTATAGAAACCGATTGGCACAGTCTTTCCTTTTTTACAGAATTTATAGAGACGGAGAAAAAGATCAACGCTTATTTAACGGATATTAAAGTAAACAATGGCTTTGCAGCGCGTAAGCTTACCTCCTACCTGGCGGCGCAATCATTCAATAATATAAAGGCGGAGATACATCCCATTGTGGTAAACACCTTGCAGGAAGCCAATGATTATTTTTGGATAGAAAAGATAGTAAAGGAAGTAGTTGAAAAAGGCTTCATCACACCAACGGAATACACCGACTTTTACACCGCATTGCAAACGGCCGATGAAAAAGGCTATTTTGCCGCCTCAATTAATATGATAGTTGCATGGGCAACTAAGTAA